From Panicum hallii strain FIL2 chromosome 2, PHallii_v3.1, whole genome shotgun sequence, a single genomic window includes:
- the LOC112883082 gene encoding motile sperm domain-containing protein 2: MAASCSFRSVVRAPPLSRSLGRSAVRCRSAATPGAGGAASTSKLVLEVKERLEREHPGLPTGRNGRDDDDMILWFLKDRKFSVDEAVSKLTKAIKWRQDFGVSELSEESVKGLYQTGKAYVHDSLDIYGRPVLVVVAAKHFPSTQDPVENEKLCAYLVEKAINRLPSGAENILGIFDLRGFRVENGDLQFLKFLIDVFYYYYPKRLGQVLFVDAPFVFQPMWQVVKPLLKSYASLVRFCDSETVRKEYFTEETVPPDFRC, from the exons ATGGCTGCCTCCTGCTCCTTCCGCTCCGTCGTCCGTGCTCCTCCGCTGTCCCGGAGCCTCGGCAGGAGCGCGGTGCGCTGCCgcagcgccgccacgccggGGGCCGGTGGTGCCGCCTCCACCTCCAAG CTTGTCCTCGAGGTGAAAGAACGGCTGGAGAGGGAGCACCCGGGCCTCCCCACGGGCAGGAACGGGAGGGACGATGATGACATGATCCTCTGGTTCTTGAAGGACCGCAAGTTCTCCGTCGACGAAGCTGTCTCCAAGCTCACCAAGGCCATT AAATGGCGTCAGGACTTTGGTGTATCAGAATTATCAGAAGAATCGGTGAAAGGCTTGTACCAAACTGGCAAGGCATATGTACATGATTCTTTGGACATTTATGGCAGACCTGTGCTAGTTGTAGTAGCAGCCAAACATTTTCCTTCG ACACAAGATCCAGTTGAAAACGAGAAGCTATGTGCCTATTTGGTCGAGAAAGCAATAAACAGACTTCCATCAGGAGCAGAGAATATACTTGGAATCTTTGATCTGCGAGGCTTCCGTGTTGAAAATGGTGATCTCCAGTTCTTAAAGTTTTTG ATTGACGTTTTCTACTATTACTATCCGAAGCGGCTTGGCCAAGTTCTTTTTGTAGATGCTCCATTTGTTTTCCAACCAATGTGGCAGGTTGTTAAACCTCTTTTGAAATCATATGCCTCACTG GTGAGATTTTGCGACTCTGAGACTGTGAGGAAAGAATACTTCACAGAAGAAACCGTGCCTCCTGATTTCCGCTGTTAG
- the LOC112879535 gene encoding glycine, alanine and asparagine-rich protein-like, translating to MQPTTREMQAMAAAGQISLDDLRAAGGVHDDFLDQMLGGLPPSAWPELASAAGAKAPEGGAEAEGMHQQHHQQQQQQFGGGLYDESALLASRLRQHQISGGGGAESAAAAKQMVLQQLADLRHGHHMLLQGMGRSTGGGGGDGGVLLPLSLGSGGSGGDVQALLKAAANSAGGEASGVFGGAFAGSLQQQQQHFQPHPQSQQQTAPLPGQGFGGGGGGASQPQAGASGGGAAAPPRQRVRARRGQATDPHSIAERLRRERIAERMKALQELVPNANKTDKASMLDEIIDYVKFLQLQVKVLSMSRLGGAAAVAPLVADMSSEGQGGAPPAAAGSDGLAVTEQQVAKLMEEDMGTAMQYLQGKGLCLMPVSLASAISSATCHMRPPVGGLGVAAAAHHMAAMRLPPGMNGGADAAAVPASPSMSVLTAQSAMANGAGGADGEGSHSQQPKDAASVSKP from the exons ATGCAGCCCACGACGCGGGAAATGcaggccatggccgccgccggccagaTCTCCCTCGACGACCtccgcgcggccggcggcgtgcaCGACGACTTCCTCGACCAGATGCTGGGAGGCCTGCCGCCGTCGGCCTGGCCGGAACTGGCATCCGCGGCGGGAGCCAAGGCGCCGGAGGGCggagcggaggcggaggggatgcaccagcagcaccaccagcagcagcagcaacagttcGGTGGGGGGTTGTACGACGAGTCCGCGCTGCTGGCGTCGCGGCTCCGGCAGCACCAgatcagcggcggcggcggcgcggagtccgcggcggcggcgaagcagATGGTGCTGCAGCAGCTGGCTGATCTGAGGCACGGCCACCACATGCTGCTCCAGGGCATGGGCCGctcgacgggcggcggcggcggggacggcggcgTGCTCCTCCCGCTCTCCCTCGGCAGCGGCGGATCGGGAGGCGATGTGCAGGCGCTACTCAAAGCCGCCGCCAATTCCGCC GGAGGAGAGGCCAGCGGCGTCTTCGGCGGCGCCTTCGCCGGATcgctccagcagcagcagcaacattTCCAGCCGCATCCACAG TCCCAGCAGCAAACAGCGCCGTTGCCGGGCCAGGGCTtcggtggaggcggcgggggcgcgtcgCAGCCTCAGGCCGGGGCTTctggcgggggcgcggcggcgccacCCAGGCAGCGCgtgcgggcgcggcgcggccaggCCACCGACCCCCACAGCATCGCGGAGCGG CTCCGGAGGGAGAGGATCGCGGAGAGGATGAAGGCCCTGCAGGAGCTGGTGCCCAACGCCAACAAG ACGGACAAGGCGTCGATGCTGGACGAGATCATCGACTACGTCAAGTTCCTGCAGCTCCAAGTCAAG GTGCTGAGCATGAGCCGGCTAGGTGGCGCCGCTGCCGTCGCGCCGCTCGTGGCCGACATGTCCTCGGAG GGTCAAggcggcgcgccgccggccgcggcggggaGCGACGGCCTGGCGGTGACGGAGCAGCAGGTGGCCAAGCTGATGGAGGAGGACATGGGCACCGCCATGCAGTACCTGCAGGGGAAGGGCCTGTGCCTGATGCCCGTCTCCCTCGCCTCCGCCATATCCTCCGCGACGTGCCACATGCGCCCGCCAGTAGGGGGGCTcggggtcgccgccgccgcgcaccacATGGCCGCCATGCGCTTGCCGCCCGGCATGAACGGCGGCGCCGACGCGGCTGCCGTGCCGGCCTCCCCGAGCATGTCCGTGCTCACGGCGCAGTCGGCCATGGCCAACGGCGCCGGCGGGGCCGACGGCGAGGGCTCGCACTCGCAGCAGCCCAAGGACGCCGCGTCCGTGTCCAAGCCATGA